A single region of the Austwickia chelonae genome encodes:
- a CDS encoding protein meaA: MRTYAGHSSAAASNELYRRNLAKGQTGLSVAFDLPTQTGYDPDHELARGEVGKVGVPISHLGDMRALFAGIPLAEMNTSMTINATAMWMLALYEVVAEEQALADGTDSEGLSSTIAKLAGTTQNDIIKEYLSRGTHAFPPGPSLRLTVDTIAYTVARMPKWNPVNICSYHLQEAGATPVQEVAFAMATAIQVLDAVRASGQVPEDRFGDVVARISFFVNAGVRFVEEMCKMRAFVRMWDELTLERYGVADPTQRRFRYGVQVNSLGLTESQPENNVQRIVLEMLAVTLSKDARARAVQLPAWNEALGLPRPWDQQWSLRLQQVLAYESDLLEYDDIFTGSPVIEAKVEQIVAGAKEELARIEHMGGAVAAVESGYMKQELVASHAARRQRIEAGEDIVVGVNKFTTTEPNPLTADLDAAIQTVDPKVEAAAAEAVRAWRRDRDRDEARRARQEVALDRLRAEAAEESTNLMDASVECARAGVTTGEWAATLREVFGEYRAPTGVTGSIGVGEAPEGSALAKVRAQVTQTADDLGMTLRFLVGKPGLDGHSNGAEQVAVRARDCGFEVVYQGIRLTPDQIVAAAVAEDVHAVGVSILSGSHMELIPQILRGLQESGAADVPLIVGGIIPDSDARRLIDAGVAAVFTPRHHDLTESMGQIVAAIRRSHGLAPLPG, encoded by the coding sequence ATGCGAACCTATGCGGGGCACTCCAGCGCCGCCGCCAGCAATGAGCTGTACCGCCGTAATCTTGCCAAGGGGCAGACCGGTCTGTCAGTTGCTTTCGATCTGCCCACCCAGACCGGTTACGACCCTGATCACGAGCTGGCCCGGGGTGAGGTCGGCAAGGTCGGCGTGCCGATCAGCCACCTCGGGGACATGCGGGCGCTCTTCGCCGGGATCCCGTTGGCGGAGATGAATACCTCCATGACGATCAATGCCACGGCGATGTGGATGCTCGCCTTGTACGAGGTGGTCGCCGAGGAACAGGCCTTGGCCGATGGTACGGACAGCGAGGGGCTTTCCTCGACCATCGCGAAACTGGCCGGAACGACGCAGAACGACATCATCAAGGAGTATCTCTCCCGGGGTACCCACGCTTTTCCGCCCGGGCCCAGCCTTCGGCTGACCGTCGACACCATCGCCTACACGGTTGCCCGCATGCCCAAGTGGAATCCGGTCAACATCTGTAGCTACCACCTTCAAGAAGCCGGAGCCACTCCGGTGCAGGAGGTCGCCTTCGCGATGGCCACCGCCATCCAGGTGTTGGATGCGGTGCGTGCCTCCGGGCAGGTTCCCGAGGATCGTTTCGGCGACGTCGTGGCCAGGATCAGTTTCTTCGTGAATGCCGGGGTGCGTTTCGTCGAGGAGATGTGCAAGATGCGCGCCTTCGTCCGGATGTGGGACGAACTCACCCTCGAACGGTACGGCGTCGCAGACCCCACACAGCGTCGTTTCCGCTACGGAGTGCAGGTCAACAGTTTGGGACTGACCGAGAGCCAGCCGGAGAACAATGTCCAGCGGATCGTGCTGGAGATGTTGGCGGTCACCTTGTCGAAGGACGCTCGTGCCCGGGCCGTGCAACTACCGGCGTGGAACGAGGCCTTGGGGCTGCCCCGGCCGTGGGACCAGCAGTGGAGCCTACGTCTACAGCAGGTCTTGGCCTACGAGTCCGATCTGCTCGAGTACGACGACATCTTCACCGGGTCGCCGGTCATCGAGGCGAAGGTCGAGCAGATCGTGGCCGGGGCGAAGGAAGAACTGGCCCGTATCGAACACATGGGCGGAGCTGTCGCTGCCGTTGAGAGCGGTTATATGAAGCAGGAACTCGTGGCCAGCCATGCAGCTCGTCGGCAACGGATCGAAGCCGGGGAGGACATCGTGGTGGGGGTCAACAAATTCACCACCACCGAACCCAACCCGCTGACCGCCGACCTGGATGCCGCCATCCAGACCGTCGATCCGAAGGTCGAAGCCGCTGCGGCCGAGGCCGTCCGTGCCTGGCGTCGCGATCGTGATCGGGACGAGGCGCGGCGAGCACGTCAGGAGGTTGCGCTGGACCGGCTGCGTGCTGAAGCGGCCGAGGAGTCGACCAACCTGATGGATGCCTCGGTGGAATGCGCCCGTGCCGGGGTCACCACCGGAGAATGGGCAGCCACCTTGCGTGAAGTCTTCGGGGAGTACCGGGCACCGACCGGGGTCACCGGATCCATAGGCGTCGGCGAGGCGCCCGAGGGGTCCGCACTGGCCAAGGTTCGTGCACAGGTGACGCAGACGGCCGACGACCTCGGTATGACCTTGCGTTTCCTCGTGGGTAAACCTGGGCTGGACGGGCATTCCAATGGGGCTGAACAGGTCGCGGTCCGTGCCCGGGACTGCGGTTTCGAGGTCGTCTATCAGGGCATCCGGCTGACCCCGGATCAGATCGTCGCTGCGGCTGTCGCCGAGGACGTCCACGCCGTGGGCGTGTCGATCCTGTCCGGCTCCCACATGGAGCTGATTCCGCAGATTCTGCGGGGTCTTCAGGAGTCAGGCGCCGCTGATGTGCCCTTGATCGTCGGTGGCATCATCCCGGACAGCGATGCTCGACGGCTGATCGATGCCGGTGTCGCCGCCGTATTCACGCCACGTCACCATGACCTGACCGAGTCCATGGGACAGATCGTCGCTGCGATCCGCCGTTCCCACGGGCTGGCGCCCTTGCCGGGGTAG
- a CDS encoding glycosyltransferase produces the protein MNGPIASVIIPAYNEGAVIERCLRSLTAEMLPGPVEIVVAANGCTDDTVARAQAFDGVVVLDLPTPGKVGALNAADDVATVFPRIYLDADVELSPGTLGELIGALTFPEARCAAPQLTFDLTACSWPVRAFHQVFSRLPSAQDTLVGRGVYGLSRSGRERFGVFPQVQGDDLFVGRLFAPEEHLCVPGSSVIRPPQDLRSLLQVRTRVARGNEQLAQATPAGLSVAEQAPADFSSSTARTGRALAGLAYTEPRTWPALGVYVTVTAVARWRAHRTRQSTSTWNRDHSTR, from the coding sequence GTGAACGGCCCGATCGCCTCGGTGATCATCCCGGCCTACAACGAGGGCGCGGTCATCGAACGCTGCCTGCGCTCGCTGACCGCAGAAATGCTGCCGGGCCCGGTGGAGATCGTCGTCGCCGCCAACGGCTGCACGGATGACACCGTCGCCCGGGCACAGGCCTTCGACGGGGTGGTCGTCCTCGATCTGCCGACCCCAGGAAAAGTCGGCGCCTTGAATGCCGCCGACGACGTGGCCACGGTCTTCCCCCGGATCTACCTCGATGCCGATGTCGAGCTGTCCCCCGGCACGCTGGGCGAACTCATCGGTGCCTTGACCTTCCCCGAAGCACGTTGCGCAGCCCCGCAGCTGACCTTCGATCTGACGGCTTGCAGTTGGCCGGTACGTGCTTTCCACCAAGTGTTCTCACGGCTGCCGTCTGCCCAAGACACCTTGGTGGGTCGCGGCGTCTACGGGCTGTCCCGGAGCGGCCGGGAACGTTTCGGGGTCTTCCCCCAGGTCCAGGGCGACGACTTGTTCGTCGGTCGGCTCTTCGCCCCCGAGGAACATCTTTGTGTCCCGGGCAGTTCGGTGATACGCCCTCCGCAGGATCTCCGTAGCCTCCTCCAGGTCAGGACGAGGGTGGCCCGCGGAAACGAGCAGCTCGCGCAAGCGACCCCTGCAGGCCTGTCCGTAGCGGAGCAGGCACCGGCAGATTTCTCGTCCTCGACGGCCCGGACCGGGCGGGCCCTGGCCGGTCTGGCCTACACCGAGCCCCGAACGTGGCCAGCGCTAGGGGTCTACGTGACGGTCACGGCTGTCGCCCGCTGGCGCGCCCACCGGACCCGGCAGTCCACCAGCACCTGGAACCGCGATCACTCCACCCGGTAG
- a CDS encoding glycosyltransferase family 2 protein, with protein MPTSPLISVIIPAYQAENTLGAAISSALTQTYPNTQIIVCSDGSTDATEDIARAYGDRVRLVVQPNSGCGAARNTALQHADGELVALLDSDDIWMPHHLEKALSTWRAAGGGRRIVTTSAYFLTGEGIAPHRRLIHEEVPPARQRMRLLESPFISIFSVFPRALHEEVGGFDGELRAAEDYDYWLRAVFRGWQVVFQMEPSALYRRTNSSLSADIAQMGEHEQAVMRKLLSSSEVKLSAQERAVVERKVALGPPIVHIRRGEQALARRDSRTAATSFAVASELLPSNRGLRRKALLSRLPMTAPLLRHVQDRRLRET; from the coding sequence ATGCCAACCAGTCCGCTGATCAGCGTGATCATCCCCGCCTATCAAGCCGAGAACACCTTGGGTGCCGCCATCAGCAGCGCGCTGACCCAGACCTACCCGAACACCCAGATCATCGTGTGCAGCGACGGCTCCACCGATGCCACCGAGGACATCGCCCGCGCGTACGGCGACCGGGTCCGTCTCGTCGTCCAGCCGAACAGCGGATGCGGGGCCGCACGCAATACCGCTTTGCAGCATGCCGACGGCGAGCTCGTAGCGCTCCTCGACTCCGACGACATCTGGATGCCGCACCACCTGGAAAAAGCCCTGTCGACCTGGCGAGCCGCCGGAGGAGGTCGACGGATCGTCACCACAAGCGCGTATTTCCTGACCGGTGAGGGGATCGCTCCGCATCGACGGCTGATCCACGAAGAGGTACCGCCTGCTCGACAGCGGATGCGCCTGCTGGAGAGCCCCTTCATCTCGATCTTCTCCGTCTTCCCCCGAGCTCTGCACGAGGAGGTCGGCGGTTTCGACGGCGAACTGCGCGCCGCCGAGGACTACGACTACTGGTTGCGAGCGGTCTTCCGCGGATGGCAGGTCGTCTTCCAGATGGAGCCCTCGGCGCTGTACCGACGCACCAATTCATCCTTGTCAGCTGACATCGCCCAGATGGGTGAACACGAACAAGCCGTGATGCGGAAACTCCTGAGCTCTTCCGAAGTCAAGCTCAGCGCGCAGGAGCGTGCTGTGGTGGAGAGAAAAGTCGCACTGGGACCACCGATCGTCCATATCCGTCGAGGAGAGCAGGCCTTGGCTCGACGAGACAGCCGTACCGCTGCCACATCCTTCGCCGTGGCTTCGGAGCTGCTTCCCAGCAACCGTGGCCTACGCCGCAAGGCGCTTCTGTCCCGACTACCGATGACCGCACCGTTGTTGAGGCACGTCCAGGACCGTCGGCTCCGCGAGACCTGA
- a CDS encoding lipopolysaccharide biosynthesis protein, which yields MTTDDTDAGDRRKSDQEPPPDGTGAGGPRRGRATVVVRSAGWQLLAQLAPLVVNLTLTPYVITKLGVVAYGLFLIASTLTQFLGQFDGGIGRSATRYFAVYAGQGDSRAATRLLTSLLVCVVGLTSVTLGTVFVLAPKVVDFFHAPPALEQDTIFLIRVLTITVGVALARNLFAGVLNAHHRFRLTASTILLGYVVYAVGMLIVLEKGYGLWGVAWIFVAQQILATVTLVPSALPLLSADGVGFITRAELKEFFAFAWKVQLAGLLNMTGLQGATLIVGRMAPHDVPVFGPGSTFAYQLRMMPLNAIAPLQSVLGQSIGSRGAADTVGTFVRAQRIWAIAVGGWVAVGAPAAYFGVNVWLPLPGEEAGLVASLMLVAHLFALLPEPLGLWCMLLERPEFEMRAGAITVFLMLSLSALLVPAVGAVGVAAATIVAQMSSFAYRLLMVSRLPVPVPGPLRSVPWAWMVLAALLSFACVWGTTVLIERGVLPGRGLGLVLCGVAAAPAMATYVGATLGLRRAWQLIQRRGR from the coding sequence GTGACCACTGACGACACCGATGCCGGCGATCGCAGGAAGAGTGACCAGGAGCCGCCGCCCGACGGGACAGGTGCAGGGGGCCCGCGTCGTGGTCGGGCCACGGTTGTGGTGCGCAGCGCCGGTTGGCAGCTGCTGGCTCAACTCGCGCCTTTGGTGGTCAATCTGACGCTGACTCCGTATGTCATCACCAAGCTGGGAGTGGTGGCCTACGGGCTGTTCCTCATCGCCAGCACCTTGACCCAGTTCCTGGGACAGTTCGACGGCGGAATCGGGCGTAGTGCGACCCGCTATTTCGCCGTGTACGCGGGGCAGGGCGACAGTCGGGCTGCGACCCGGCTGTTGACCTCGCTGCTGGTCTGCGTCGTCGGACTCACCTCGGTGACCTTGGGTACCGTTTTCGTCCTGGCACCCAAGGTGGTGGATTTCTTCCATGCACCGCCTGCACTGGAGCAGGACACGATCTTTCTGATCCGGGTGCTGACGATCACGGTCGGTGTCGCTCTGGCCCGGAATCTCTTCGCCGGGGTGCTCAATGCGCATCATCGGTTCCGTTTGACCGCTTCGACGATCTTGCTCGGCTATGTCGTCTACGCGGTCGGGATGCTGATCGTTCTGGAAAAAGGTTACGGGCTGTGGGGGGTCGCCTGGATTTTCGTGGCCCAGCAGATCCTGGCCACGGTGACCCTGGTTCCGTCGGCGCTACCGTTGCTCAGCGCCGACGGTGTCGGCTTCATCACCCGCGCCGAGCTGAAAGAGTTCTTCGCCTTCGCCTGGAAAGTTCAGCTGGCCGGCCTGTTGAACATGACCGGCCTGCAGGGGGCGACTCTCATCGTCGGACGGATGGCGCCGCATGACGTCCCGGTCTTCGGCCCGGGAAGCACCTTTGCGTACCAGCTGCGGATGATGCCCTTGAATGCCATTGCTCCCTTGCAGTCGGTGCTCGGACAGTCGATCGGTAGCCGGGGCGCGGCGGACACGGTGGGGACCTTCGTCAGAGCTCAGCGGATCTGGGCGATCGCCGTCGGCGGATGGGTGGCCGTGGGGGCACCTGCCGCCTATTTCGGGGTGAACGTCTGGCTGCCGCTGCCGGGCGAGGAGGCAGGGTTGGTCGCCTCCTTGATGCTGGTGGCGCATCTGTTCGCGTTGCTGCCTGAGCCCTTGGGGCTGTGGTGCATGTTGTTGGAACGCCCGGAGTTCGAGATGCGAGCTGGGGCGATCACCGTGTTCTTGATGTTGTCGCTGTCGGCGCTGCTGGTCCCTGCGGTCGGCGCGGTGGGGGTGGCAGCGGCCACGATCGTCGCGCAGATGTCGTCCTTTGCGTATCGCCTGCTGATGGTTTCCAGACTGCCGGTCCCGGTTCCTGGGCCATTGCGATCGGTCCCGTGGGCGTGGATGGTGTTGGCCGCGCTGCTCAGCTTCGCGTGCGTCTGGGGCACAACGGTCCTGATCGAACGCGGCGTCTTGCCCGGTCGTGGGCTCGGGTTGGTGCTCTGCGGGGTGGCGGCGGCTCCGGCAATGGCGACCTATGTAGGGGCGACGCTCGGTCTGCGCCGGGCCTGGCAATTGATCCAGAGGAGAGGCCGATGA
- a CDS encoding acyltransferase, whose protein sequence is MPKVSARPVLRGFAYMAYYAIGAHLPRSYAPLGQLGAVLRTATARCLFDHTGRSVNVEHGAHFGSGRGIQIGHRSGIGIDAEILGPVTIGDDVMMGPRCIIISTDHRFDDLTVPMNQQGWSHSNGPVVIEDDVWIGANVTITAGITIGRGSVLAAGAVVTKDVPPFSIMGGVPARRLRSRLPGEGEPIQTPTERIS, encoded by the coding sequence GTGCCGAAGGTCTCCGCCCGTCCTGTCCTGCGCGGCTTCGCCTACATGGCCTATTACGCGATCGGGGCACATCTCCCCCGCAGCTACGCGCCGCTGGGACAACTCGGCGCCGTTCTGCGCACAGCCACCGCCAGATGTCTGTTCGATCACACCGGCAGATCCGTCAACGTCGAACACGGGGCACATTTCGGCTCCGGCCGGGGCATTCAGATCGGGCACCGTTCCGGCATCGGCATCGACGCCGAGATCCTGGGGCCGGTCACCATCGGTGACGATGTCATGATGGGCCCCCGCTGCATCATCATCAGCACCGATCATCGTTTCGACGACCTCACCGTCCCGATGAACCAGCAGGGTTGGTCACACAGCAATGGGCCGGTGGTCATCGAGGACGACGTGTGGATCGGAGCCAATGTCACCATCACCGCCGGGATCACGATCGGCCGGGGCTCCGTCCTGGCGGCGGGCGCGGTCGTCACCAAGGACGTCCCGCCCTTCAGCATCATGGGGGGCGTACCGGCCCGACGGCTGAGGAGCCGCCTCCCCGGCGAGGGTGAACCCATCCAGACGCCGACGGAGCGCATCTCGTGA
- a CDS encoding cob(I)yrinic acid a,c-diamide adenosyltransferase yields the protein MVNITRVYTRTGDDGTTALGDFSRTSKTDERLEAYADVNEANAAIGVAITCGGLRDDVVATLTRIQNDLFDVGADLCNPLAQNYTYPPLRVDPAWTSELETDCDHYNDMVEKLRSFILPGGSPGSAYLHLACTITRRAERSAWRAIDKYGQEPADEQGAAPGGVNAETCRYLNRLSDLLFVLARVANLSDDGDILWQPGGGRAQNPRDKARAPQSPESTDPKQA from the coding sequence ATGGTCAACATCACCCGTGTCTACACCCGCACCGGAGACGACGGTACGACCGCCCTGGGCGATTTCTCCCGTACCTCCAAGACCGACGAACGGCTCGAGGCCTACGCGGATGTCAATGAAGCCAATGCTGCGATCGGGGTCGCCATCACCTGCGGAGGGCTCAGGGATGATGTCGTCGCCACGTTGACCCGCATCCAGAACGATCTCTTCGACGTCGGTGCCGACCTGTGCAACCCACTCGCCCAGAACTACACCTATCCGCCGTTACGGGTCGACCCAGCCTGGACCAGCGAACTGGAAACCGACTGCGACCACTACAACGACATGGTGGAGAAGCTCCGCAGCTTCATCCTTCCCGGAGGCAGCCCCGGGTCGGCTTATCTCCACTTGGCCTGCACCATCACCCGCCGCGCTGAACGTTCGGCCTGGCGCGCCATCGACAAGTACGGCCAGGAACCGGCTGATGAGCAGGGCGCTGCTCCCGGAGGAGTCAATGCGGAGACCTGCCGTTATCTGAACCGGCTCTCCGACCTGCTCTTCGTCCTGGCCAGGGTGGCGAACCTCAGCGACGACGGCGACATCCTCTGGCAGCCAGGCGGAGGCCGCGCGCAGAATCCCCGGGACAAGGCTCGGGCACCACAGTCACCGGAATCGACCGACCCGAAGCAGGCCTGA
- a CDS encoding O-antigen ligase family protein: protein MTALTAGARKTSHVRERPPAYLWCLLLGLVTNLVSGNSQYMRLPIGPDRLLIPLAIVLLLLDGRRRHLRLRDVHLLMAALVAWTLFSMAWYDNLFNVVAVFAFADRMVLPLVLFATAPLFFDRPAHRDLLLKTLTLIGLYLGITGIIEMIDVRLAFPRYIADPTLGMMFGRARGPFLAGDAMGFSSAACGFAGAFLAYRVRRGLWRFAGLTALATGLITTVLSLTRATWVGVSLGLLLAGALVPALRKWVPLAVGGALAVVALALAVIPGLQESFDGRLNEKSSVDDRLGSNDAALALLTDLPWTGIGWRRFYPEGADWFRISDGYAMNNVVVEVHNVLLSRAVELGLPAALVFLAIWALGPGRLLVRPVHEDLQGWRILGLVVFTAWVGTGMAGPMGIPFPNYVAWLVTGVATAPWMLREQPETSDVTNAMTEENGLAETASSPKAGAPIQPGEPHPGSTT from the coding sequence ATGACCGCCTTGACAGCCGGAGCACGCAAGACGAGCCACGTCCGAGAACGTCCACCCGCCTATCTGTGGTGCCTGCTGCTAGGCCTGGTGACCAATCTGGTCAGCGGAAACAGCCAGTACATGCGTCTGCCCATCGGCCCTGACCGGCTGCTCATTCCGCTGGCCATCGTCCTGCTCCTCCTCGACGGGCGTCGACGTCACCTACGGCTGCGCGATGTCCACCTCCTCATGGCTGCCCTGGTGGCATGGACTCTCTTCTCCATGGCTTGGTACGACAATCTCTTCAATGTCGTCGCGGTCTTCGCTTTCGCCGACCGGATGGTCCTGCCACTGGTGCTCTTCGCCACGGCGCCCCTGTTCTTCGACCGGCCCGCCCATCGTGACCTGCTGTTGAAGACCCTGACCCTGATCGGCCTCTACCTGGGCATTACCGGGATCATCGAGATGATCGACGTCAGGCTGGCTTTTCCCCGCTATATCGCCGACCCCACTCTCGGCATGATGTTCGGCCGGGCCCGCGGGCCCTTCCTCGCCGGTGACGCGATGGGCTTCTCCTCCGCTGCTTGCGGATTCGCCGGGGCCTTCCTGGCCTACCGGGTCCGACGTGGCCTCTGGCGATTCGCCGGCCTGACGGCCCTGGCCACTGGACTGATCACCACTGTGCTCAGTCTGACCCGCGCCACCTGGGTGGGAGTGTCCCTGGGCCTTCTTCTTGCTGGGGCGCTGGTCCCGGCCCTGCGCAAATGGGTGCCGCTGGCGGTCGGTGGAGCCTTGGCCGTGGTTGCTCTCGCGCTGGCCGTGATCCCAGGACTTCAGGAGTCCTTCGACGGACGGCTCAACGAGAAATCATCGGTCGACGACCGGTTAGGCAGCAATGACGCCGCCTTAGCGCTGCTGACAGATCTGCCCTGGACAGGTATCGGCTGGCGCCGCTTCTACCCCGAGGGTGCCGACTGGTTCCGGATCTCCGACGGATACGCGATGAACAATGTGGTCGTGGAGGTGCACAACGTCCTGCTCTCCCGAGCCGTCGAGCTGGGCCTTCCGGCCGCCCTCGTCTTCCTGGCGATCTGGGCGCTCGGCCCCGGTCGACTCCTGGTCCGTCCCGTTCATGAGGACCTCCAGGGATGGCGCATCCTGGGCCTGGTCGTTTTCACCGCCTGGGTCGGCACCGGCATGGCCGGGCCGATGGGCATTCCCTTCCCGAATTACGTCGCCTGGCTGGTCACCGGCGTCGCAACCGCCCCGTGGATGCTTCGGGAACAGCCCGAGACCTCCGATGTCACGAACGCCATGACGGAAGAGAACGGTCTGGCCGAGACGGCGTCGTCACCGAAAGCCGGCGCTCCGATTCAGCCCGGCGAACCCCATCCAGGTTCCACGACCTGA
- a CDS encoding DUF2550 family protein codes for MDALVAAEIVVGVCLGAVILLLLFVAVRRSVLARGGDLLLCGLRTDPQARWKAGLLRFDGLSLAWLPLLGVSLWPEHCWQRTGLDIGGFEELPPGDGLDANSVRTVLRGQPLSSPGGDSETVELSMGRDTYTALRSWVEASPPRHRPVEW; via the coding sequence GTGGATGCACTGGTCGCGGCGGAGATCGTGGTCGGTGTCTGTCTGGGAGCGGTCATTCTGCTCCTGCTTTTCGTGGCGGTTCGACGCTCTGTGCTCGCTCGAGGGGGCGACCTTCTGTTGTGCGGACTGCGCACCGACCCTCAGGCCCGCTGGAAGGCGGGCCTTCTGCGTTTCGACGGGCTTTCCCTGGCGTGGCTGCCGCTGTTGGGGGTCTCGCTGTGGCCGGAGCACTGCTGGCAGCGGACCGGCCTGGACATCGGTGGTTTCGAGGAGCTTCCGCCCGGTGACGGGCTGGATGCGAATTCGGTTCGTACGGTTCTACGGGGCCAGCCGCTGTCGTCCCCGGGCGGGGACAGCGAGACCGTCGAGCTCTCCATGGGGCGGGACACCTACACCGCGCTGCGTTCCTGGGTGGAGGCCTCCCCGCCGAGGCATCGTCCCGTGGAATGGTGA
- a CDS encoding glycosyltransferase family 2 protein: MSSSSPLVSVIVPAYRRAGTIRRAVESALTQTVTDLEVIVVDDGSRDGTDEVVRSIGDDRVRLFTHETNRGGNAARQTGMDQARGTWLAFLDSDDLWLPEKLEKQLQRLAEHGPQYGFCYTWYDIELNDGSFLPPREVRVEGLHRPELIAEPLVGTFSTMMVSRAVAEQVGGVDLTLPACQDWEFVVRVSQATGVCVVPQVLVHYWHGAGDPHRITTRKQSVVDGHRQIYRKLRAEYPTMPTKNVRDSLHYLMKIFAEQGALPELLTVTRGLGRHTLDAGMAAHTGRMFLRAGRRRAASLRRPMRPARTAP; this comes from the coding sequence GTGTCATCTTCTTCCCCCCTGGTTTCGGTGATCGTCCCGGCGTATCGACGAGCCGGAACCATCCGCCGGGCCGTCGAGAGCGCACTGACGCAGACAGTCACCGACCTGGAGGTCATCGTCGTCGACGACGGCAGCCGGGATGGCACGGACGAGGTCGTCCGCAGTATCGGCGATGACCGGGTCCGACTGTTCACCCACGAGACCAACCGAGGTGGTAACGCCGCCCGCCAGACCGGGATGGACCAGGCCCGCGGCACGTGGCTCGCCTTCCTGGACAGCGACGACCTCTGGCTTCCGGAGAAACTCGAGAAACAGTTACAACGTCTGGCGGAGCACGGGCCACAGTACGGCTTCTGCTACACCTGGTACGACATCGAACTGAACGACGGCAGCTTCCTCCCGCCGCGTGAGGTCCGGGTCGAGGGCTTGCACCGCCCGGAGCTGATCGCCGAGCCCTTGGTGGGCACCTTCTCCACCATGATGGTTTCTCGCGCCGTGGCCGAACAGGTCGGCGGGGTGGACCTGACACTTCCGGCCTGTCAGGACTGGGAGTTCGTGGTACGGGTCAGCCAAGCCACTGGGGTCTGCGTAGTGCCCCAGGTCTTGGTGCACTACTGGCACGGAGCCGGCGACCCGCACCGGATCACCACCCGGAAGCAGTCGGTCGTCGACGGGCACCGACAGATCTACCGAAAGTTGCGCGCCGAGTATCCGACGATGCCGACGAAGAATGTCCGGGACTCGCTCCACTACCTGATGAAGATCTTCGCCGAACAGGGGGCACTGCCCGAACTGTTGACAGTCACTCGGGGCCTGGGTCGGCACACCCTCGACGCGGGCATGGCAGCGCACACCGGGCGGATGTTCCTGCGTGCCGGACGTCGACGAGCGGCGTCCTTGCGCAGGCCCATGAGACCCGCGCGCACCGCCCCCTGA
- a CDS encoding F0F1 ATP synthase subunit epsilon gives MATLHVELVAADRKVWEGEARSVSARGTEGELGILPGHAPLMTVLADGDIQIKGVESSQRVHIDSGFLSVDENIVRIVAETVSEPTQG, from the coding sequence GTGGCAACTTTGCACGTAGAGCTGGTCGCGGCCGACCGTAAGGTCTGGGAGGGTGAGGCTCGTTCGGTGAGCGCACGCGGGACCGAGGGCGAACTGGGCATCCTTCCGGGTCACGCGCCCCTCATGACGGTTCTTGCCGATGGCGACATCCAGATCAAGGGAGTCGAAAGTTCCCAGCGGGTCCACATCGACAGCGGATTCCTGTCGGTGGACGAGAATATCGTGCGCATCGTTGCCGAGACGGTCAGCGAACCGACTCAGGGCTGA